One stretch of Janibacter limosus DNA includes these proteins:
- a CDS encoding metal-dependent transcriptional regulator, protein MKDLIDTTEMYLRTIFELEEEDIPPMRARIAERLGHSGPTVSQTIARMERDGLVSLGGDRQLVLSDTGRLLATRVMRKHRLAERLLADVIGLEWEHVHEEACRWEHVMSERVERKILSMLPEHRESPYGTPIPGLDELLAGEEATADYLEGLQSLTEIVAAGSQGGQYRVRRIGETAQVDHEALALLTEARLRPGEVVTISADQDRVVVARVGAQPGDAVSLPGDVAEHVFVEILPS, encoded by the coding sequence GTGAAGGACCTCATCGACACCACCGAGATGTACCTCCGCACGATCTTCGAGCTCGAGGAGGAGGACATTCCTCCGATGCGTGCCCGGATCGCGGAGCGACTGGGCCACTCGGGGCCGACCGTCTCGCAGACCATCGCCCGCATGGAGCGCGACGGTCTCGTCAGCCTCGGTGGGGACCGCCAGCTCGTGCTCTCCGACACGGGGCGCCTGCTCGCGACCCGCGTCATGCGCAAGCACCGGCTCGCCGAGCGGCTGCTCGCGGACGTCATCGGCCTGGAGTGGGAGCACGTCCACGAGGAGGCCTGCCGGTGGGAGCACGTCATGAGCGAGCGGGTCGAGCGCAAGATCCTGTCGATGCTCCCCGAGCACCGTGAGTCGCCCTACGGCACCCCGATCCCCGGCCTCGACGAGCTGCTTGCCGGCGAGGAGGCCACCGCCGACTACCTCGAGGGCCTGCAGAGCCTGACCGAGATCGTCGCAGCCGGCTCCCAGGGCGGGCAGTACCGCGTGCGACGCATCGGCGAGACCGCGCAGGTGGACCACGAGGCGCTCGCCCTGCTGACCGAGGCCCGGCTGCGCCCCGGCGAGGTCGTCACCATCTCGGCCGACCAGGACCGGGTCGTCGTCGCGAGGGTCGGCGCCCAGCCGGGGGACGCCGTCTCCTTGCCCGGCGACGTGGCCGAGCACGTCTTCGTCGAGATCCTCCCTTCCTGA
- a CDS encoding MFS transporter, whose translation MSSGEDFGWRRIVVPAYGPTLLSASAAGAVVPIAALRADELGASLGMAAFVVALTGVGQLLGVLPAGALVARIGERATLIRAGLLDVAALAVAGWAPSLWLMGAALLVSGLATSAFFLARQGYMIDVLPQHLLARGMSLLGGAMRAGLLLGPVVGALAIAPFGLQGAYGVAALLALGSALTVLTAPDLTADHERARAGQPRTGIFRVIRRHARLLLTQGVGVTVISALRSARLAILPLWALHIGLDGVDSSQIFAAAGVAELFLVYPGGWMMDRLGRLWVVAALLVVVSASFLVLPWADSKGELLAVALFMALGNGLGSGIVMTLGADNAPAADRAQFLGAWRLTGEVGHASGTLGLSAVTAVASLPVAAVTLGVLGLGGLAWTSGWMARADRERLAR comes from the coding sequence ATGAGCTCGGGCGAGGACTTCGGCTGGCGGCGCATCGTCGTCCCCGCCTACGGTCCGACCCTGCTGTCGGCGTCGGCCGCCGGCGCCGTGGTGCCGATCGCGGCCCTGCGGGCCGACGAGCTGGGCGCGAGCCTGGGCATGGCCGCCTTCGTCGTCGCGCTCACCGGGGTCGGGCAGCTTCTCGGCGTCCTGCCCGCGGGTGCCCTCGTGGCGCGCATCGGGGAGCGCGCCACGCTCATCCGGGCCGGGCTGCTCGACGTCGCCGCGCTCGCGGTGGCCGGGTGGGCCCCCTCGTTGTGGCTCATGGGCGCGGCGCTGCTCGTCAGCGGGCTGGCCACGTCGGCCTTCTTCCTCGCCCGGCAGGGCTACATGATCGACGTGCTGCCGCAGCACCTGCTCGCGCGCGGCATGTCCCTGCTCGGAGGTGCCATGCGCGCGGGGCTGCTCCTCGGGCCGGTCGTCGGGGCGCTGGCCATCGCTCCCTTCGGCCTGCAGGGTGCCTACGGCGTCGCCGCGCTCCTGGCCCTCGGGTCGGCCCTCACCGTGCTCACCGCGCCCGACCTCACGGCCGACCACGAGCGGGCCCGGGCGGGCCAACCGCGCACGGGGATCTTCCGCGTCATCCGTCGGCACGCGCGTCTCCTGCTCACCCAGGGGGTGGGGGTCACGGTGATCTCGGCGCTGCGCTCCGCGCGCCTGGCGATCCTGCCGCTGTGGGCGCTGCACATCGGTCTCGACGGCGTCGACTCCTCGCAGATCTTCGCCGCGGCCGGGGTCGCCGAGCTCTTCCTCGTCTACCCGGGCGGCTGGATGATGGACCGGCTCGGCCGGTTGTGGGTCGTGGCGGCCCTCCTCGTGGTCGTCTCCGCCTCCTTCCTCGTCCTGCCGTGGGCCGACTCGAAGGGAGAGCTGCTCGCGGTCGCCCTCTTCATGGCGCTGGGCAACGGGCTGGGCTCGGGCATCGTGATGACGCTCGGGGCCGACAACGCACCAGCCGCGGACCGGGCGCAGTTCCTCGGCGCCTGGCGGCTCACGGGCGAGGTCGGTCATGCCTCCGGGACGCTGGGCCTGAGCGCCGTCACGGCAGTGGCGTCGCTGCCGGTGGCGGCCGTGACGCTGGGGGTCCTCGGCCTGGGCGGGCTGGCGTGGACGAGCGGGTGGATGGCCCGGGCCGACCGGGAGCGCCTCGCGCGCTGA
- a CDS encoding SDR family NAD(P)-dependent oxidoreductase: MTRPLALVTGASSGIGAATARALAAAGHEVICAARRTDRIVDLAAKIDGRAVTCDVTDADSVAELAAEVGDQLAVLVNNAGGAYGLDPVATGDIEDWRTMYEVNVIGTLRVTQALLPSLVAGEGIIVNVGSTAGRTSYEGGAGYTAAKHALATMTETMRLELVDQPVRITEIAPGMVHTEGFSLTRFKGDSERADKVYAGVAEPLVADDIADAITWMATRPPHVNVDLLVIKPRAQAAAHKVHRES, translated from the coding sequence ATGACCCGCCCCCTCGCCCTCGTCACCGGCGCCAGCTCCGGCATCGGCGCCGCCACCGCCCGCGCGCTCGCGGCCGCCGGCCACGAGGTCATCTGCGCCGCCCGCCGCACCGACCGCATCGTCGATCTCGCCGCCAAGATCGACGGACGGGCGGTCACCTGCGATGTCACCGACGCCGACTCGGTGGCCGAGCTCGCGGCCGAGGTCGGCGACCAGCTCGCGGTGCTCGTCAACAACGCCGGCGGCGCCTACGGTCTCGACCCCGTCGCCACCGGTGACATCGAGGACTGGCGCACCATGTACGAGGTCAACGTCATCGGGACCCTCCGCGTGACGCAGGCTCTGCTCCCTTCGCTCGTCGCGGGTGAGGGGATCATCGTCAACGTCGGCTCCACGGCGGGACGCACCTCCTACGAGGGCGGCGCCGGCTACACGGCCGCCAAGCACGCGCTGGCGACGATGACCGAGACGATGCGCCTGGAGCTCGTCGACCAGCCGGTGCGGATCACCGAGATCGCCCCCGGGATGGTGCACACCGAGGGCTTCTCCCTCACCCGCTTCAAGGGCGACAGCGAGCGCGCTGACAAGGTCTACGCCGGCGTCGCCGAGCCCCTCGTCGCCGACGACATCGCCGACGCCATCACGTGGATGGCCACCCGGCCGCCGCACGTCAACGTCGACCTGCTCGTCATCAAGCCACGAGCCCAGGCCGCCGCCCACAAGGTCCACAGGGAGTCCTGA
- a CDS encoding hydroxyacid-oxoacid transhydrogenase, with product MLPTPSMPESVFTYAAPKLKFGPGAISEIGHDVAGLGARSALVVTDPRLMATGHPERVADALRSAGLRVEIHDSAAVEPSDASLAAAVERAKGVAPVDAVVAVGGGSSIDTAKAVSLLLTNPGELMDYVNAPVGGGRAPEHPVLPVIAVPTTTGTGSESTTICVLDVLEAKVKTGISHERLRPVLAVVDPELTATQPPGVTASAGMDILCHALESWTARTYTTYEHKTPEQRVPYCGANPIADMYAERAMRLLAGAFRRAVAGDEAARTDMALAATFAGMGFGNAGVHVPHANAYPVAGRVHDLGSGFRPDGYDASEAMVPHGMAVASTAPAAFAMTFEADPQRHLAAASWLDPQGLDADVAEPERLSAVLRRLMRDIGQPSGLAEIGYTDADVDGIVSGTMQQQRLLATAPREVTEEDIAGVVRASMHHW from the coding sequence ATGCTGCCCACCCCCAGCATGCCCGAGTCCGTCTTCACCTACGCGGCGCCGAAGCTGAAGTTCGGTCCCGGCGCCATCAGCGAGATCGGCCACGACGTCGCCGGGCTCGGCGCCCGCAGCGCCCTCGTCGTCACCGACCCCCGCCTGATGGCGACCGGGCACCCCGAGCGGGTCGCCGACGCACTCCGGTCCGCCGGGCTGCGTGTCGAGATCCACGACTCCGCCGCCGTCGAGCCCAGTGACGCCTCGCTGGCCGCGGCCGTGGAGCGGGCGAAGGGGGTGGCCCCCGTCGACGCCGTCGTCGCCGTCGGTGGTGGGTCGAGCATCGACACCGCCAAGGCCGTCTCCCTGCTCCTCACCAACCCCGGCGAGCTCATGGACTACGTCAACGCCCCCGTCGGTGGCGGGCGCGCACCCGAGCACCCGGTCCTGCCGGTCATCGCCGTGCCCACGACCACCGGCACCGGCAGCGAGTCGACGACCATCTGCGTCCTCGACGTGCTCGAGGCCAAGGTCAAGACCGGCATCAGCCACGAGCGGCTGCGCCCCGTGCTCGCCGTCGTCGATCCCGAGCTCACCGCGACCCAGCCTCCCGGCGTCACGGCGTCGGCGGGCATGGACATCCTCTGCCACGCCCTCGAGTCCTGGACCGCGCGGACCTACACGACCTACGAGCACAAGACGCCGGAGCAGCGGGTCCCGTACTGCGGCGCCAACCCGATCGCCGACATGTACGCCGAGCGCGCGATGCGTCTGCTCGCCGGGGCCTTCCGTCGCGCCGTCGCCGGCGACGAGGCCGCCCGCACCGACATGGCTCTCGCGGCGACCTTCGCCGGGATGGGCTTCGGCAACGCCGGGGTCCATGTGCCGCACGCCAACGCCTACCCCGTCGCGGGCCGCGTGCACGACCTCGGCTCCGGCTTCCGCCCCGACGGGTACGACGCGAGCGAGGCGATGGTCCCGCACGGCATGGCCGTCGCCTCGACCGCTCCGGCGGCCTTCGCGATGACCTTCGAGGCCGACCCGCAGCGCCACCTCGCCGCGGCTAGCTGGCTCGACCCGCAGGGCCTGGACGCCGACGTGGCCGAGCCCGAGCGGCTCTCGGCCGTCCTGCGCCGCCTCATGCGCGACATCGGCCAGCCCTCCGGCCTCGCCGAGATCGGCTACACGGACGCCGACGTCGACGGGATCGTCAGCGGCACCATGCAGCAGCAGCGGCTGCTCGCCACCGCCCCCCGCGAGGTCACCGAGGAGGACATCGCCGGGGTCGTCCGGGCGTCCATGCACCACTGGTGA
- the pdxH gene encoding pyridoxamine 5'-phosphate oxidase, protein MSASPDGIIPRTPPRPDHVDYAGEGLDEGEVPGAPFGLISSWVDTARARQVERGDVPEPMSFAVATVDAQGRPDVRTVLMRFLDPVGPGFVTSLESAKSRQLEATPFVAATLTWPAMFRAIRFRGRAERIDDAQLDTYFADRPRGSQLSAWVSRQSQPVEGRAPLEQAWAEVEARYEGQDVPRPDDFGGWRIACDEVEAWAGRSNRLHDRFRWTRVADGGLDDPAAWKVERLQP, encoded by the coding sequence ATGAGCGCTTCGCCGGACGGGATCATCCCCCGCACGCCCCCGCGACCGGACCACGTGGACTACGCCGGGGAGGGGTTGGACGAAGGGGAGGTGCCGGGCGCTCCCTTCGGCCTGATCTCGTCGTGGGTCGACACCGCACGAGCCCGGCAGGTCGAGCGTGGCGACGTGCCCGAGCCGATGTCCTTCGCGGTCGCGACCGTCGACGCGCAGGGCCGGCCCGATGTCCGCACGGTGCTCATGCGATTCCTCGACCCGGTCGGGCCGGGCTTCGTCACCAGCCTCGAGTCGGCCAAGAGCCGCCAGCTGGAGGCCACTCCCTTCGTCGCGGCCACGCTGACCTGGCCGGCGATGTTTCGCGCGATCCGATTCCGCGGCCGGGCCGAGCGCATCGATGACGCGCAGCTCGACACCTACTTCGCCGACCGCCCGCGAGGCTCACAGCTGAGCGCCTGGGTCTCGCGCCAGTCGCAGCCCGTCGAGGGCCGTGCGCCGCTGGAGCAGGCATGGGCCGAGGTCGAGGCCCGCTACGAGGGCCAGGACGTGCCTCGCCCCGATGACTTCGGTGGTTGGCGCATCGCGTGCGATGAGGTCGAGGCCTGGGCCGGCCGCAGCAACCGCCTGCACGACCGCTTCCGCTGGACGCGCGTCGCGGACGGCGGCCTGGACGACCCCGCCGCCTGGAAGGTCGAGCGACTGCAGCCCTGA
- a CDS encoding acyltransferase family protein yields MRPAAPRHDRRQRTSWRDLVSTDLDQMGTSYRPAIDGYRGLFIILVMLYHFGVTELAGGWVGINHFFTFSGFLIGGILIKEWQRRGRIDAVRFYLRRARRIVPAMVLLVTAVLAHTLLVDSGDRPQTAGDAFATITFWQNWRLVSRDDQYFDLLVEPSPLRHVWTLGVEEQFYLLAPFVVAAVLLVRRRWARTVIALGLAVASAVWTAHLAGAGATGSRLYYGTDVRAQAILVGLAVAMLMTPDRRGRAPRLSRSVAEVIGWGGTLLSISAFFLLDETGRWIFERGGMVIFAVMAACMSASALDPRPLRINRLMGWSPLVHLGQISYGLYLFHWPITIWLPMDGLPMALAIVIKLVLAWICAVLSYRFVELPVMIGGFRALVPRSLGRGLRQWAAPTVIAALAAVSLALSTVWSPLINGDWDGTPLSATAEYRPPAGDLKVAVVGSSIAQSMRDGFRGREYPGLDVSGHTRRGSCNPVPITFRYMGGGEVEEDPTCASWRSQWPGEVRGSGAQIVLSPIETALTQPMVIDGRTFEPGAPEHDRQVRRALDALLAQTEDAGARQLQIVNATCHDDPATVRDGAELGAVKIDPTSTNQVVSRWAKGVQDEGGPVSVAVLDLNGVLCANGYRANINGAEVYVDRVHFARQGAQLVWTWLAPEIVTAWNFRDA; encoded by the coding sequence ATGCGCCCTGCCGCTCCGCGGCACGACCGCCGCCAGCGCACCTCGTGGCGCGATCTCGTCAGCACGGACCTGGATCAGATGGGCACCTCCTACCGGCCGGCCATCGATGGCTACCGCGGGCTTTTCATCATCTTGGTCATGCTTTACCACTTCGGGGTCACCGAACTGGCCGGCGGCTGGGTGGGGATCAACCATTTCTTCACCTTTTCCGGCTTCCTCATCGGCGGGATCCTCATCAAGGAGTGGCAGCGCCGCGGCCGCATCGACGCCGTCCGCTTCTACCTACGCCGAGCTCGGCGGATCGTGCCTGCGATGGTGCTGCTCGTCACCGCCGTCCTCGCCCACACCTTGCTCGTCGACTCCGGCGATCGCCCGCAGACGGCTGGTGACGCGTTCGCCACCATCACCTTCTGGCAGAACTGGCGCCTGGTCTCCCGCGATGACCAATACTTCGACCTCCTCGTCGAGCCCAGCCCCCTGCGGCACGTGTGGACCCTCGGGGTCGAGGAGCAGTTCTACCTCCTCGCCCCCTTCGTCGTGGCGGCCGTCCTGCTCGTGCGCCGGCGGTGGGCACGCACAGTGATCGCCCTCGGGCTGGCCGTCGCATCTGCGGTCTGGACCGCGCACCTCGCCGGGGCGGGAGCCACCGGATCACGCCTCTACTACGGCACCGACGTCCGCGCACAGGCGATCCTCGTCGGCCTGGCCGTCGCGATGCTCATGACGCCGGACCGACGCGGGCGAGCCCCTCGACTGAGCCGATCCGTCGCCGAGGTGATCGGCTGGGGCGGCACCCTGCTGTCGATTTCGGCCTTTTTCCTGCTCGACGAGACCGGCCGCTGGATCTTCGAGCGCGGGGGGATGGTGATCTTCGCTGTGATGGCCGCGTGCATGAGCGCCTCTGCGCTGGACCCCCGACCGCTGCGGATCAACCGCCTCATGGGCTGGTCACCCCTGGTCCACCTCGGCCAGATCTCCTACGGGCTCTACCTCTTCCACTGGCCGATCACGATCTGGCTGCCCATGGACGGCCTACCCATGGCCCTGGCGATCGTCATCAAGCTCGTCCTGGCGTGGATCTGCGCGGTCCTGTCCTATCGGTTCGTCGAGTTGCCCGTGATGATCGGTGGCTTCCGTGCCCTTGTCCCGCGCAGTCTGGGTCGCGGGTTGCGGCAATGGGCCGCACCGACCGTCATCGCAGCGCTGGCCGCGGTCTCGCTCGCGTTGAGCACGGTCTGGTCACCGCTCATCAATGGGGACTGGGATGGCACGCCGCTGAGCGCCACCGCCGAGTACCGCCCGCCTGCGGGTGATCTCAAAGTTGCCGTCGTCGGCAGCTCGATCGCCCAGTCGATGCGCGACGGGTTCCGGGGTCGCGAGTATCCGGGGCTGGACGTCAGTGGCCACACGCGCCGAGGCTCCTGCAACCCGGTGCCGATCACCTTCAGGTACATGGGAGGAGGCGAGGTCGAGGAGGACCCGACGTGCGCCAGTTGGCGCTCGCAGTGGCCCGGTGAGGTACGCGGGTCGGGAGCACAGATCGTGCTCTCCCCCATCGAGACCGCTTTGACCCAGCCGATGGTCATCGACGGCCGCACCTTCGAGCCGGGCGCTCCAGAACACGACCGGCAGGTCCGGCGCGCCCTGGACGCGCTGCTCGCGCAGACCGAGGATGCCGGGGCCCGTCAGCTGCAGATCGTCAACGCCACGTGCCACGACGACCCAGCCACCGTCCGTGACGGAGCGGAGCTGGGCGCCGTCAAGATCGACCCCACCTCCACCAACCAGGTGGTCAGCCGCTGGGCGAAGGGGGTCCAGGACGAAGGCGGTCCGGTCTCGGTCGCTGTCCTCGACCTCAACGGGGTGCTGTGCGCCAACGGCTACCGGGCGAACATCAACGGCGCCGAGGTCTATGTCGACCGGGTGCACTTCGCCCGGCAGGGGGCCCAGCTCGTGTGGACCTGGCTGGCGCCCGAGATCGTCACCGCTTGGAACTTCCGGGACGCGTGA
- a CDS encoding acyltransferase family protein — MARSRLGYSPALDGVRGLFMLCFMAFHFGVTWLTGAWVGINLFFVLSAFLITRLLVEEKITSGGIDAIAFYTRRARRLLPALFLVLGFVIVYAVLWADDTVRRKIGGDVMATLGYVMNWRLISEGDQYFGTLGGATPLRHAWTLAIEEQFYVLVPFVILALMALVRSRRAITLVLVIGAVLSAVWTAVLGFHDASDYPRVYYGTDARAQALFVGAALGVWLAPGRSGAVPTFPRPVVLGAGVVGVVTSIGAFFVVGPYSAWMFNLGGMLFFALGAALLVLACADERPSWVQTIFGWRPLAYAGRLSYGLYLWHWPIWLAFGNRRLVDNGIANFVICSVLTVGIAHLSYQYIERPVIKKGVRGLFPTLRTRAVAVVVPVVLLAGCGLAIAHSAPTSPAPGDTAIAAPAGPPPMIVKGQEEYVSGEPARVGVYGDSVPFFLVDRFQSAPFPGVTLKNYSREGCDLLAEPMSWAPGFQMGNEPLCTQMKKDWPAKFTQNDDQVLLVWASPLLAVPHVVGGERLWLDDPEYVHLIDERLDTVRKEAVDAGAQQVQIVNVPCRKPVKETLPEEFRFVFDSNPKIVKEYKDPTKINAIVDDWAASHDDVAVVDLHGALCSDGYQEKIDGIQVFNDYLHFSPEATPMIWSYVLGEVSANYAKR, encoded by the coding sequence GTGGCACGTTCACGCCTCGGGTACAGCCCTGCGCTCGACGGGGTCCGGGGCCTTTTCATGCTCTGCTTCATGGCCTTCCACTTCGGGGTCACGTGGCTCACCGGAGCCTGGGTCGGCATCAACCTCTTCTTCGTCCTGTCCGCCTTCCTCATCACCCGGCTGCTCGTGGAGGAGAAGATCACCAGCGGCGGCATCGACGCCATCGCCTTCTACACGCGCCGCGCGCGGCGACTCCTGCCCGCCCTCTTCCTCGTCCTGGGTTTCGTCATCGTCTACGCCGTGCTGTGGGCCGACGACACGGTCCGTCGCAAGATCGGCGGGGACGTCATGGCCACCTTGGGCTATGTCATGAACTGGCGGCTGATCTCGGAGGGCGACCAGTACTTCGGCACCCTGGGTGGGGCCACCCCCCTTCGTCATGCGTGGACGCTCGCGATCGAGGAGCAGTTCTACGTCCTCGTCCCCTTCGTCATCCTCGCCCTGATGGCCCTGGTCCGCTCCCGCCGGGCCATCACCCTCGTGCTCGTGATCGGCGCCGTGCTCAGCGCGGTGTGGACCGCGGTGCTCGGATTCCACGACGCGAGCGACTACCCGCGGGTGTACTACGGCACGGACGCCCGCGCTCAGGCGCTCTTCGTCGGCGCGGCCCTCGGGGTCTGGCTCGCGCCGGGCCGCAGCGGCGCGGTCCCGACCTTCCCCCGACCCGTCGTCCTGGGTGCCGGTGTCGTCGGGGTCGTCACCAGCATCGGTGCCTTCTTCGTCGTCGGCCCCTACTCGGCATGGATGTTCAACCTCGGCGGGATGCTCTTCTTCGCGTTGGGAGCGGCCCTGCTCGTCCTCGCCTGCGCCGATGAGCGCCCGAGCTGGGTGCAGACGATCTTCGGGTGGCGCCCGCTGGCCTATGCAGGACGGCTGTCCTACGGGCTCTACCTGTGGCACTGGCCGATCTGGCTGGCCTTCGGCAACCGACGTCTCGTCGACAACGGGATCGCAAATTTCGTCATCTGCTCCGTGCTGACGGTCGGGATCGCGCACCTGTCGTACCAGTACATCGAGCGCCCGGTGATCAAGAAGGGGGTCCGCGGCCTCTTCCCGACGCTGCGCACCCGCGCGGTCGCGGTCGTCGTGCCCGTCGTGCTCCTCGCCGGCTGCGGCCTGGCCATCGCGCACAGCGCTCCCACCTCCCCGGCGCCCGGCGACACAGCGATTGCCGCCCCGGCCGGCCCGCCCCCCATGATCGTCAAGGGGCAGGAGGAGTACGTCTCGGGTGAGCCGGCGCGGGTGGGCGTCTACGGCGACTCCGTCCCCTTCTTCCTCGTCGACCGCTTCCAGTCGGCCCCCTTCCCCGGCGTGACGCTGAAGAACTACTCCCGTGAGGGTTGCGACCTGCTCGCCGAGCCGATGAGCTGGGCCCCAGGGTTCCAGATGGGCAACGAGCCGCTGTGCACGCAGATGAAGAAGGACTGGCCGGCGAAGTTCACGCAGAACGACGACCAGGTGCTCCTCGTGTGGGCCTCACCGCTGCTCGCCGTGCCGCACGTCGTCGGCGGCGAGCGGCTGTGGCTGGATGACCCGGAGTACGTCCACCTCATCGACGAGCGCCTCGACACGGTGCGCAAGGAGGCGGTCGACGCCGGCGCGCAGCAGGTCCAGATCGTCAACGTGCCCTGCCGCAAGCCGGTCAAGGAGACGCTCCCCGAGGAATTCCGCTTCGTCTTCGACTCCAACCCCAAGATCGTCAAGGAGTACAAGGACCCGACGAAGATCAATGCGATCGTCGATGACTGGGCTGCGTCCCACGACGACGTCGCGGTCGTCGACCTCCACGGCGCCCTCTGCTCCGACGGCTACCAAGAGAAGATCGACGGCATCCAGGTCTTCAACGACTACCTGCACTTCTCGCCCGAGGCGACCCCGATGATCTGGAGCTACGTCCTCGGTGAGGTCAGCGCCAACTACGCGAAGCGGTGA
- a CDS encoding citrate synthase 2: MSDTDVKHGLEGVVAFESQIAEPDKAGGNLRYRGVDINDLVGKVTFGDVWGLLVDDSFDPGLPPAEPFPLPVHSGDIRVDVQSALAQLAPLWGFKPLLDIDDTQVREDLARSSVMALSFIAQSAHGQNTAMVPQARVDEGKSIVERFMIRWRGEPDPKHVEAINAYFISAAEHGMNASTFTARVIASTGADAAACLSGAVGAMSGPLHGGAPSRAQHMIEGVERTGDATKYVKDALDNKERLMGFGHRVYRAYDPRAAVLRETCQRLGAPRYEVALELEKAAIAELADRYPDRKMETNVDYWAAVLLDFADVPGEMMTPLFVCARTAGWSAHVLEQKRTGRLIRPSSNYTGPGPRPISDVAGYDTLPA, translated from the coding sequence ATGTCCGACACGGATGTCAAGCACGGCCTCGAGGGCGTCGTCGCCTTCGAGTCCCAGATCGCCGAGCCCGACAAGGCTGGTGGCAACCTGCGGTACCGAGGGGTCGACATCAACGACCTCGTCGGCAAGGTCACCTTCGGTGACGTGTGGGGCCTGCTCGTCGACGACTCCTTCGACCCGGGTCTCCCGCCGGCCGAGCCCTTCCCCCTCCCCGTGCACAGCGGCGACATCCGCGTCGACGTGCAGTCCGCGCTGGCCCAGCTGGCACCGCTGTGGGGCTTCAAGCCGCTGCTCGACATCGATGACACCCAAGTCCGTGAGGACCTCGCCCGCTCGTCGGTCATGGCGCTGTCCTTCATCGCCCAGTCCGCGCACGGCCAGAACACCGCGATGGTCCCCCAGGCGCGCGTCGACGAGGGCAAGAGCATCGTCGAGCGCTTCATGATCCGCTGGCGCGGCGAGCCCGACCCCAAGCACGTCGAGGCCATCAACGCCTACTTCATCTCCGCTGCCGAGCACGGGATGAACGCCTCGACCTTCACCGCACGGGTCATCGCCTCCACCGGCGCCGACGCGGCCGCCTGCCTCTCCGGGGCCGTCGGTGCGATGTCCGGACCGCTGCACGGTGGCGCCCCGTCCCGCGCCCAGCACATGATCGAGGGTGTCGAGCGCACCGGCGACGCGACCAAGTACGTCAAGGACGCGCTCGACAACAAGGAGCGCCTCATGGGCTTCGGTCACCGCGTCTACCGGGCCTACGACCCGCGCGCGGCCGTCCTGCGCGAGACCTGCCAGCGCCTGGGCGCCCCCCGCTACGAGGTGGCCCTCGAGCTGGAGAAGGCGGCCATCGCCGAGCTCGCGGACCGCTACCCGGACCGCAAGATGGAGACCAATGTCGACTACTGGGCCGCGGTCCTGCTCGACTTCGCCGATGTCCCCGGCGAGATGATGACCCCGCTCTTCGTCTGTGCCCGCACGGCCGGTTGGTCGGCCCACGTGCTCGAGCAGAAGCGCACCGGTCGCCTCATCCGCCCGAGCAGCAACTACACCGGCCCGGGACCGCGCCCGATCAGCGACGTGGCCGGCTACGACACGCTCCCCGCCTGA
- a CDS encoding LppX_LprAFG lipoprotein, which translates to MRRISMTLAASAVLALAACGGDGGPGPTAGTGSTSTQAPTTTSSSAPTTTSKTAKKTSSSSSSSKPTDTGTPFDPKEFTSKIERAIHRNPTVTIDVKMGAQGQPGITATGVQDLKNEALEMELDLNGQKFTYRLVDGTYYLAQPPKWVAITKGSTNPLVKQALEQTSALSMRKQLDAFVAGVESAGDKGSEKVEGVTTTHYTATVRTADVRKELGLDPDPNAPARLIYDVWLDEDDLVRKMSFTQNGANATLIAKGWGEPVSIVKPKDSELAKVQ; encoded by the coding sequence ATGCGCAGGATCTCGATGACGCTTGCCGCCTCGGCGGTTCTTGCCCTCGCCGCGTGCGGGGGGGACGGTGGTCCGGGCCCGACCGCGGGCACCGGCAGCACCTCCACGCAGGCGCCGACCACGACGTCGAGCAGTGCCCCGACAACCACGTCGAAGACGGCGAAGAAGACATCGTCCTCGTCGTCCTCGTCGAAGCCCACCGACACGGGCACGCCCTTCGACCCCAAGGAGTTCACCAGCAAGATCGAAAGGGCCATCCATCGGAACCCGACGGTCACGATCGACGTGAAGATGGGCGCCCAAGGGCAGCCCGGCATCACTGCCACCGGTGTGCAGGACCTGAAGAACGAAGCCCTCGAGATGGAGCTCGACCTCAACGGTCAAAAGTTCACGTATCGGCTCGTCGACGGGACGTACTACTTGGCCCAGCCCCCCAAATGGGTCGCCATCACCAAGGGCTCGACCAATCCACTGGTTAAGCAGGCACTGGAACAGACGTCGGCACTGAGCATGCGCAAGCAGCTCGATGCCTTCGTTGCTGGCGTCGAGTCAGCGGGCGACAAGGGCAGCGAAAAGGTCGAGGGTGTGACCACGACGCACTACACCGCCACTGTGCGCACCGCCGATGTGCGCAAGGAGCTCGGGCTGGATCCCGACCCCAACGCTCCTGCGAGGTTGATCTACGACGTGTGGCTCGACGAGGACGATCTCGTCCGCAAGATGTCCTTCACCCAGAACGGCGCCAACGCCACGCTCATCGCCAAGGGCTGGGGCGAGCCGGTGTCGATCGTCAAGCCCAAGGACTCCGAGCTGGCCAAGGTCCAGTGA